Proteins from a single region of Choloepus didactylus isolate mChoDid1 chromosome 10, mChoDid1.pri, whole genome shotgun sequence:
- the LOC119545534 gene encoding LOW QUALITY PROTEIN: ADP-ribosylation factor 2-like (The sequence of the model RefSeq protein was modified relative to this genomic sequence to represent the inferred CDS: substituted 2 bases at 2 genomic stop codons), producing MGNIFEKLFKSLFGKKEMWILMVGLDAAGKTTILYKLKLGDSVTTIPTIEFNVQMVEYKNISFTVWDVGGQDKIRPLXXHYLLNTQGLIFVVDSNDKEWVNEAREELTRMLAEHELREAVLLVFVNKQDLPNAMNAAEITDKFGLHSLHQRNWYIQATCAISGDELYEGLDWLSNQLKNQT from the coding sequence ATGGGGAACATTTTTGAAAAGCTGTTTAAAAGTCTATTTGGGAAAAAAGAGATGTGGATTCTTATGGTGGGTTTGGATGCAGCTGGAAAAACCACCATCCTGTATAAATTGAAGCTGGGAGACAGCGTGACTACCATCCCTACAATAGAGTTCAACGTACAGATggtagaatataaaaatatcagcTTCACAGTTTGGGATGTTGGTGGCCAGGACAAAATCAGACCTTTGTGATGACATTATTTACTGAACACCCAAGGTCTGATTTTTGTGGTGGACAGTAATGACAAAGAGTGGGTCAATGAGGCCCGAGAAGAACTAACCAGAATGTTAGCAGAACATGAGCTCAGAGAGGCAGTTTTACTGGTGTTTGTAAATAAACAGGATCTTCCCAATGCTATGAATGCAGCTGAGATAACAGACAAGTTTGGCTTACATTCCCTGCACCAGAGAAACTGGTACATTCAGGCTACTTGTGCCATCAGTGGAGATGAACTTTATGAAGGCCTGGACTGGCTCTCCAACCAGCTCAAAAACCAGACGTGA